GAAGtttcttttaagtaaaataaaatattgatataggATTACGATTACtatcattatatattactagcgaGCCCAACATGcgttatctaaataataaaaataaaattaaccatctaattataaatctaaaccattctcaAATCCatttgaacaaaaaaaaattaatcaacattGGTCCGTTTATAATGagttaattacaaacacatgCTCAGAAGATCTATATGTAATATACGTATgataatcaaatattattaactttgATATTTCAGTGAAATAAACCGTTACATGTCTACGGTGATTGCGCCATTTCTCGACACTTACCATCGGAGTATTCAAAATTCTTACCAACAATCGACACGTTATATACTGAGACAAATAAAAGACGAAATTATGGCCGCCATAAGAGAGAAAcaaaagatttataaaaaactgatTGATCTAGCGGACACATTGAAAGTTCCAGgtcttacaatatttattacaaatagttCTCATTATTCAAATCagatatttatgttaaaaattaaacggGAGTAAATTGTGATGTTGATCTCAAATATAATACAACACTCCCACTCAAATCATTATCTAAAACGTCTTCTCATCTactgacataattaaataaaatagttttttaacactttttaccgtaaattaattaaatttgcttGTTGCAATTATACATTTACGATTACAATCCCTCATTACATATGTCGCAGACTTACGTTGTGAGAAAAATGAGCAAACTTGGTTTTCAAATTGTAGAAAATAGAGatcaaatattttgtgttattttgtttcttgGTGCACGACTAACTGCATAGACTATTTTAAACGATACTGAAGCGAAACACAAAAATCTAATGGGCGTTCGTGTGTGGAACATTTGATTTCATGTTCGTGTTTTGTTTACTTTGGCTATCATTGATATTCAGTTGATAGTCAATAAATGTTGAAAATACatggtacaaaatatttttctttattttattgtttatgttttacattCCTCTGCCTTTGTGTATTCATTTATAGCCCACAAAACCACACATAACAAATAAAAGGaatgaaacaatttaaattttttgtacaaCCAATGTGTGGCCTCGATAATAGTGCGGACGACGTGCACAAACATCATTATGTCATCTTTAAGTTAATAAGTTAACAAATACTGTATGTATCTTAATCGACAGAGATGTGTGATGAAGAACGCCGTGCCGCACGTACCCTGGCCAGTAAGCATGTGGCCCGCACCTTCCAATGCACAGAAACAGCCAGGGAATCTATCACCGAAATGGGAGAATACGCTGAAGAAATGATCAATATCACTAAAACCCACATGCAAGTAGCAGTCGCTGACGCTACCCAACATTTGGATGAGACTATTACAAAGTAAGCTACAATCAGCACACATTAACACACAACACTACAATAagcaaaaacaataattgtaattacaaatatttctattagaaaaaaatgcaAGTAAACCAGTAGTCACAAAGACTAAATGTAATCTATTTCATAAGCTTATTtctaaaacaatacaaaaaatcttaaaCTCGTCTTTATTTCAAATTGTCTAGAACTAATGTCCTAATTTGTATGTACAGAGCAAATGTTACGATGTGCCTACGTGAAATATCACGGGCGGCTGCTTCTCTTGGCTACGAGTTGGATCTCAGTAAGACAAACGCACTTAAACACAAAGTACAGACCTGCGATAAACTAGCCAACTGCTGCGACAATGTGCGTATCAACACCGCCAAAGAAGTTCAAGCTTTAACCGAATATCTATACCAATGTGTTTATGCTTAAACCTAGACGATTGTACCATAGTTTTCATTTTTCTACGAAATTTTTAACTAACGTGACATCTCATAGTTTATAACTCACACTTGTTGAGGTAAAAAGTACCTCTGTTCTGAGAATTTTCATACACACATTGTTTACGCTAATTGCCTAAttgccttaaaaatatatgtagaaAGCGTATAGGAATTTTGGGTTAATCTTGTGTATggaaaatatttgagactgtATAGGGCAAAGTTAAG
The Pieris napi chromosome 1, ilPieNapi1.2, whole genome shotgun sequence DNA segment above includes these coding regions:
- the LOC125053613 gene encoding uncharacterized protein LOC125053613; its protein translation is MHLYIIILFVITKCVYTAANCRDRSNHLRHDGGLCFEIPQWQHQPVEVEEHLNKLKDVLRKRTDGSQFRKSSLVLVNNEINRYMSTVIAPFLDTYHRSIQNSYQQSTRYILRQIKDEIMAAIREKQKIYKKLIDLADTLKVPEMCDEERRAARTLASKHVARTFQCTETARESITEMGEYAEEMINITKTHMQVAVADATQHLDETITKANVTMCLREISRAAASLGYELDLSKTNALKHKVQTCDKLANCCDNVRINTAKEVQALTEYLYQCVYA